One segment of Capricornis sumatraensis isolate serow.1 chromosome 23, serow.2, whole genome shotgun sequence DNA contains the following:
- the KAZALD1 gene encoding kazal-type serine protease inhibitor domain-containing protein 1 — MGDLCTHPRNSLPPSSLTVRRRSGSFIKGRCQLRVSPAEAPLALRQGLAPGGDEEGDEPRYRCSAARSALANLVAAAPPAAIPLSTSFPSGESWLGIRPCSDSRASSRRLGALAQGPLRVSNAGTPAKPPGSGLRVTRLTGPRNRLVSSPPDSASSCLLPAGPAASRLELLITGLLGLKHLPDVGREEAARWCHSRADAPSALSFQLIMPQPPAAALALPVLLLLLLLVVRTPPPTGARPPPVPDYLRRGWLRLLAEGEGCAPCRPEECAAPRGCLAGRVRDACGCCWECANLEGQLCDLDPSAHFYGRCGEQLECRLDAGGDLSRGEVPEPLCVCRSQRPLCGSDGRTYAQICRLQEAARARPDANLTVAHPGPCESAPQILLHPYDTWNVTGQDVIFGCEVFAYPMASIEWRKDGLDIQLPGDDPHISVQFRGGPQRFEVTGWLQIQAVRPSDEGTYRCLARNALGQVEAPASLTVLTPDQLNSTGIPQLSSLHLAPEEEAGSEEGEDYY, encoded by the exons ATGGGCGACCTCTGCACTCACCCCCGGAAcagcctccctcccagctccctcacgGTCCGCCGCCGCTCGGGCAGCTTCATTAAGGGTCGCTGCCAGCTCCGCGTCTCACCTGCTGAAGCGCCCCTAGCTCTCCGCCAGGGACTCGCTCCTGGCGGTGATGAAGAG GGAGATGAGCCCAGATATCGCTGCAGCGCCGCTCGCTCCGCGCTGGCCAACCTGGTGGCCGCCGCACCACCCGCCGCCATCCCTCTCTCTACCTCCTTTCCATCAG GAGAGAGCTGGCTGGGAATCCGACCCTGCTCGGACTCCCGCGCCTCCTCCCGCAGGCTAGGTGCCCTCGCGCAG GGGCCGCTCCGGGTCTCGAATGCGGGAACCCCAGCCAAGCCGCCGGGCTCAGGGCTCCGGGTCACCCGCCTGACCGGGCCGCGGAACCGCTTGGTATCCTCACCCCCAGACAGCGCCTCTTCCTGCCTGCTCCCTGCCGGGCCAG CCGCTAGTCGGCTGGAACTTCTAATCACCGGGCTCCTGGGGTTGAAGCACCTGCCggatgtggggagggaggaggcggcCAGAT GGTGCCACTCACGCGCTGATGCCCCGAGTGCTCTCAGCTTCCAGCTAATCATGCCACAGCCGCCCGCCGCTGCCTTGGCGCTGCCcgtgctgctgcttctgttactGCTGGTGGTGCGGACGCCGCCTCCGACTGGCGCGCGGCCACCCCCAGTTCCTGATTACCTGCGGCGCGGCTGGCTGCGGCTGCTGGCAGAAGGCGAGGGCTGCGCTCCCTGCCGGCCAGAAGAGTGCGCCGCGCCGCGGGGCTGCCTGGCCGGCCGGGTGCGCGACGCGTGCGGCTGCTGTTGGGAATGCGCCAACCTCGAGGGCCAGCTCTGCGACCTGGACCCCAGCGCCCATTTCTACGGGCGCTGCGGCGAGCAGCTTGAGTGCCGGTTGGACGCAGGTGGCGACCTGAGTCGCGGAGAGGTGCCCGAGCCGTTGTGTGTCTGCCGCTCGCAGCGCCCGCTCTGCGGTTCCGACGGCCGCACCTACGCTCAGATTTGCCGCCTGCAGGAGGCGGCCCGTGCTCGGCCGGACGCCAACCTCACCGTGGCGCATCCTGGGCCCTGCGAATCGG CACCCCAGATCCTGTTGCACCCATATGACACTTGGAATGTGACAGGGCAGGATGTGATCTTTGGGTGTGAAGTGTTTGCCTATCCCATGGCCTCCATAGAATGGAGAAAGGACGGCTTGGACATTCAGCTGCCAGGGGATGACCCCCACATCTCCGTGCAG TTTAGGGGTGGACCGCAGAGGTTTGAGGTGACGGGCTGGCTGCAGATCCAGGCTGTGCGTCCCAGTGATGAGGGCACCTACCGCTGCCTGGCCCGAAATGCCCTAGGCCAGGTTGAGGCCCCAGCTAGCCTGACAGTCCTCACACCAG ACCAGCTGAACTCCACAGGCATCCCCCAGCTCTCATCCCTGCACCTGGCTCctgaggaggaggctgggagtgAAGAGGGCGAAGATTACTACTAG